One Tolypothrix bouteillei VB521301 DNA window includes the following coding sequences:
- a CDS encoding ABC transporter permease subunit, with translation MSQTLRPVDNKVGKNSTSRKRKPINTLLEVAGILPILLLICILFTVVSPNFLTVGNVVNILRQASINIVLATGMTFVILTGGIDLSVGSILAVSAVVAVLVSLLPALGWAAVPAGLLTGLLLGLVNGALITFLDVPPFIVTLGSLTALRGAAFLVANGTTVINRDINFAWVGNNYVGPLPWLVIIALLTVAASWFVLRQTVLGVQIYAVGGNERAARLTGIKVNRVLLFVYGVSGLLAGLAGIMSASRLYSATGMLGQGYELDAIAAVILGGTSFTGGIGTIGGTLLGALIIAVLNNGLTLLNMSYFWQLVVKGLVIIVAVMIDRLRRRSRR, from the coding sequence ATGAGTCAAACCTTAAGACCTGTTGATAATAAGGTGGGCAAGAATTCAACATCGCGCAAGCGCAAACCGATTAACACCCTGCTTGAGGTTGCAGGAATTCTGCCAATTTTATTACTGATTTGCATCTTATTTACAGTCGTTTCTCCGAACTTCCTGACAGTCGGTAATGTTGTCAATATCTTGCGTCAGGCATCAATTAATATTGTGCTGGCAACAGGAATGACGTTTGTGATTCTGACAGGAGGTATTGACCTTTCCGTTGGGTCAATATTGGCTGTTTCGGCTGTAGTTGCAGTGTTAGTATCGCTACTTCCTGCTTTAGGTTGGGCGGCGGTACCTGCTGGGTTGCTCACAGGATTGCTTTTAGGTTTAGTTAACGGTGCTCTCATCACCTTTTTAGATGTACCACCTTTTATTGTCACCTTGGGTTCGCTAACTGCTTTACGGGGTGCTGCCTTTTTGGTTGCCAACGGTACAACGGTAATTAATCGTGACATAAATTTTGCTTGGGTTGGTAATAACTACGTCGGTCCCCTTCCCTGGCTGGTTATTATTGCCCTGTTAACTGTAGCTGCAAGTTGGTTTGTCCTGCGACAAACTGTTTTGGGAGTACAAATCTATGCTGTTGGTGGTAACGAACGAGCAGCAAGACTGACAGGTATTAAAGTTAACAGAGTGTTGCTATTTGTTTACGGTGTGAGTGGGTTGCTAGCAGGTTTGGCAGGAATCATGAGTGCCAGCCGTCTTTATAGTGCCACTGGTATGTTAGGTCAAGGTTACGAGTTAGATGCGATCGCTGCTGTTATTTTAGGTGGCACTAGTTTTACAGGTGGTATTGGCACCATTGGCGGAACTCTTTTAGGTGCATTAATCATTGCTGTTCTCAACAACGGTTTAACCTTGTTGAACATGTCTTACTTCTGGCAACTTGTTGTCAAAGGACTGGTAATTATTGTGGCGGTGATGATCGATCGCCTCCGCAGACGTTCGAGACGATAG
- a CDS encoding sugar porter family MFS transporter, which translates to MSSTTTRRKANTYYVILIAGAAALGGFLFGFDTAVINGAVAALTKTFNASSIETGLAVSLALLGSAIGAFYAGKIADRYGRVKAMIVASILFTISAIGSGLPVGIWDFTFWRTVGGVAVGIASAIAPAYIAECSPTHLRGRLGSLQQLAIVVGIFISLLCDYFIAVSAGSAESPFLFGIAAWRWMFWTEIPPAILYGMAALTIPESPRYLVAQGREPEAANVLTKILGGNVFAKIEEIRQTVLREREPQFSDLFGRSGRLLPIVWIGIGLSVFQQFVGINVIFYYSSILWRAVGFSEKNSLTITVITGAVNILTTLIAIAFVDKFGRKPLLVLGSLGMTVTLGTMAVIFGNAQVDPAGNPTLTGSAGTIALIAANLYVFCFGFSWGPVVWVLLGEMFNNKIRAAALSIAAAMQWVANFVVSTTFPPILQYFGLGAAYGLYTTAAAISLFFVLFFIKETKGIELESM; encoded by the coding sequence ATGTCCTCAACTACGACTCGTCGTAAAGCAAACACGTATTACGTTATTCTGATTGCTGGTGCTGCTGCCCTCGGCGGCTTTTTATTCGGTTTTGATACTGCTGTCATTAATGGTGCTGTTGCGGCTCTGACCAAAACTTTCAACGCTAGCAGTATAGAGACTGGTTTGGCAGTATCCTTAGCATTGTTAGGTTCTGCAATAGGAGCCTTTTATGCAGGGAAAATTGCCGATCGCTATGGTCGAGTCAAAGCAATGATAGTTGCTTCAATCTTGTTTACCATCAGTGCTATTGGCTCTGGGCTTCCCGTAGGTATATGGGATTTTACCTTTTGGCGCACAGTGGGTGGAGTTGCAGTCGGTATTGCTAGTGCGATCGCACCCGCTTACATTGCAGAGTGTTCTCCCACCCATTTGCGGGGAAGGTTGGGCTCTCTCCAACAACTGGCGATTGTCGTCGGTATTTTTATATCACTGTTATGCGATTACTTTATTGCCGTATCCGCAGGTTCAGCTGAATCGCCGTTTTTGTTTGGAATTGCCGCTTGGCGCTGGATGTTTTGGACAGAAATTCCTCCTGCCATCCTTTATGGTATGGCTGCTTTAACGATTCCCGAATCTCCTCGGTACTTGGTTGCTCAAGGAAGGGAACCAGAAGCTGCTAACGTTTTGACGAAAATTTTGGGCGGTAACGTATTTGCCAAAATCGAGGAAATTCGGCAAACAGTTCTTCGAGAACGGGAGCCTCAATTTTCTGACCTTTTTGGAAGAAGCGGCAGACTCCTGCCTATTGTTTGGATAGGAATAGGTTTGTCTGTATTCCAGCAATTTGTTGGTATTAATGTAATCTTTTATTATAGCAGTATTCTGTGGCGGGCAGTTGGTTTTTCGGAAAAAAATTCCCTTACCATCACGGTGATCACCGGAGCTGTAAATATTCTGACGACACTCATTGCGATCGCATTTGTAGATAAATTCGGCCGCAAGCCCTTGCTAGTTCTGGGCTCACTTGGTATGACAGTAACATTAGGAACAATGGCTGTCATTTTTGGAAATGCTCAAGTAGATCCTGCGGGTAACCCCACTCTCACTGGTTCAGCAGGGACTATAGCTCTCATAGCAGCGAACCTGTATGTCTTTTGCTTTGGTTTTTCCTGGGGTCCAGTTGTTTGGGTGCTGTTAGGAGAAATGTTTAATAACAAGATTCGAGCAGCTGCACTGTCCATTGCGGCTGCCATGCAATGGGTTGCCAATTTCGTTGTTTCCACAACATTTCCTCCCATATTGCAATACTTTGGGTTGGGTGCTGCCTATGGTCTGTATACAACTGCAGCAGCTATATCATTGTTTTTCGTTCTCTTCTTTATTAAGGAAACCAAGGGCATTGAGTTAGAAAGTATGTAA
- a CDS encoding iron uptake porin, translated as MLKFFLYSFPFMLLICPAVWAAPPEENSKNLQGQVTSVSELSDVKPTDWAFQALQSLVERYGCIAGYPNSTYRGNRALSRYEFAAGLNTCMNRISELLATSTSELVRKEDLAVLQKLQTEFTTELTTLRGRVDVLEARTATLEAQQFSTTTKLNAQIITAISDTFGNSVGGNGDRSEAYFADRGRLNFESSFTGKDLLRVRLEFGNFLNSNGTSQIASATGTGMTRLNFDTDSNNDLSIPHVRYYFPVSDSLSFVVGPTGIGYTDITDTVTPATIADDGNGVPSLFGQYNPVFRRGGGGAAVNWKLTKDLTLTLGYLANNPNVPSDKNGLFNGGYNALAHLVYYGKQGAVGVAYSHGYNPSRTVSLIGGTGSVLANAPFGNNIATSNNIVGAQGYYRFSPHFQIHAWGGYIWANAKNSGFSDISNGTGGTDSLFVRSGDNANAWYGAIGMSFPDVGGKGNLPGILFGLPPHVSNSDVRKDSDRAYHVEAFYRWRLNTNISVTPGFWVVINPENNSDNDTQYVGVIRTTFDF; from the coding sequence ATGTTGAAATTTTTTTTATATAGTTTTCCGTTTATGCTGTTAATATGCCCTGCTGTCTGGGCAGCACCTCCAGAAGAGAATTCTAAAAACTTGCAAGGACAAGTCACTTCTGTTTCCGAACTTTCCGATGTCAAACCAACTGATTGGGCTTTTCAAGCATTGCAATCGCTAGTTGAACGCTACGGTTGCATTGCAGGTTACCCTAACTCCACTTATCGCGGTAACCGTGCTCTCAGTCGTTATGAGTTTGCAGCCGGGTTAAATACTTGCATGAACAGGATTTCTGAATTACTTGCAACCAGTACGAGCGAACTAGTGAGGAAGGAAGATCTGGCAGTGCTGCAAAAGTTGCAAACAGAATTTACGACAGAACTAACGACTTTACGCGGGCGGGTAGATGTACTTGAAGCACGCACGGCAACACTAGAAGCACAACAGTTTTCCACAACGACCAAATTAAATGCCCAAATTATTACTGCTATCAGCGATACTTTTGGTAATAGTGTAGGTGGTAATGGCGATCGCTCGGAAGCCTATTTTGCAGATCGGGGTCGTCTTAACTTTGAAAGCAGTTTTACGGGCAAAGATTTATTACGAGTTCGTCTGGAATTTGGCAACTTCTTAAATTCTAATGGTACAAGTCAAATTGCCTCAGCCACGGGTACGGGCATGACGCGCTTGAATTTTGACACTGATAGTAACAATGACCTGAGCATTCCTCACGTTCGTTATTACTTCCCGGTTAGTGACTCTCTTTCTTTTGTAGTTGGACCCACAGGTATAGGCTATACAGATATAACGGACACAGTCACTCCTGCCACGATCGCAGATGATGGTAACGGTGTCCCATCGCTATTTGGTCAATACAATCCTGTCTTCCGACGGGGTGGTGGTGGTGCAGCCGTTAACTGGAAGCTCACTAAAGACTTAACTCTGACACTAGGCTATTTGGCGAACAATCCCAATGTTCCATCTGACAAAAATGGGTTATTTAACGGTGGATACAATGCGCTCGCCCACTTAGTCTATTATGGCAAACAAGGTGCGGTTGGTGTTGCTTACTCTCACGGGTACAACCCCAGTAGAACAGTCAGTCTTATAGGTGGAACGGGTAGTGTCTTGGCAAATGCGCCCTTTGGAAACAACATAGCAACTTCCAACAACATAGTTGGGGCGCAAGGATACTATCGCTTTTCGCCCCATTTTCAGATCCACGCTTGGGGCGGATATATCTGGGCAAATGCGAAAAACTCGGGGTTCAGCGATATTTCCAATGGCACCGGCGGAACCGATTCACTTTTTGTAAGAAGTGGTGACAATGCCAATGCTTGGTATGGGGCAATTGGTATGTCCTTTCCAGATGTCGGAGGGAAAGGTAACCTTCCAGGAATCCTCTTTGGGTTACCACCACACGTTTCTAACAGCGATGTTCGTAAAGATAGCGATCGCGCTTACCACGTTGAAGCGTTCTACCGCTGGCGTTTAAATACCAATATCTCAGTCACTCCCGGTTTCTGGGTAGTTATTAACCCAGAAAATAACAGCGACAATGATACTCAATATGTGGGTGTGATTCGCACAACCTTTGATTTTTAA
- a CDS encoding methyltransferase domain-containing protein has product MNWFFSTLGVLLALLMVLLALYLITARRYQSSKSVANSYDQWTEDGILEFYWGEHIHLGHYGSPPQRKDFLAAKSDFVHEMVRWGGLDKLPPGTTVLDVGCGIGGSSRILARDYGFAVTGITISPQQVQRAQQLTSQELDVKFLVDDAMALSFPDASFDVVWSIEAGPHMPNKAIFARELMRVLKPGGIMVLADWNQRDDRQNPLNFWEKPVMKQLLDQWSHPAFSSIEGFSELLVATGLVEGEVMTADWTVQTLPSWLDSIWQGVARPEGLVRFGLSGFIKSLREVPTLLLMRLAFGAGLCRFGMFRAIRANSLPRSTEQTVAMKTSRV; this is encoded by the coding sequence ATGAATTGGTTTTTTTCTACGCTGGGAGTTCTTCTTGCATTACTGATGGTCTTGCTCGCGTTGTATCTAATAACTGCAAGACGTTATCAATCATCTAAATCCGTAGCCAATTCCTATGACCAATGGACTGAAGACGGTATTCTGGAGTTTTACTGGGGCGAACACATCCACTTAGGTCATTATGGTTCACCCCCACAAAGGAAGGATTTTCTAGCTGCTAAATCTGACTTTGTGCATGAAATGGTACGTTGGGGAGGTTTAGACAAATTACCCCCCGGTACTACCGTCTTAGATGTTGGCTGTGGAATTGGGGGTAGCAGTCGCATTTTGGCACGGGATTACGGATTTGCAGTCACAGGTATTACTATCAGTCCCCAACAAGTCCAACGCGCCCAGCAGTTAACTTCTCAGGAACTTGACGTCAAGTTTCTTGTGGATGATGCCATGGCACTTTCTTTCCCAGATGCTAGTTTTGATGTCGTTTGGTCGATTGAAGCCGGACCGCATATGCCAAATAAAGCTATTTTTGCCAGAGAGTTGATGCGGGTGCTAAAACCGGGTGGAATTATGGTTTTAGCTGACTGGAATCAAAGAGACGATCGCCAAAACCCGCTCAATTTTTGGGAGAAACCAGTCATGAAACAACTTCTAGATCAGTGGTCTCATCCAGCTTTTTCCAGCATTGAAGGCTTTTCCGAGCTTTTAGTAGCGACGGGATTGGTCGAGGGGGAAGTGATGACAGCAGACTGGACGGTACAAACACTTCCTTCTTGGCTGGATTCTATTTGGCAAGGAGTGGCTCGCCCAGAGGGATTGGTACGTTTTGGTTTATCTGGTTTCATAAAATCTCTGCGCGAAGTACCTACCTTGCTTCTGATGCGGCTTGCATTTGGCGCGGGGCTCTGCCGATTCGGGATGTTCCGCGCTATCCGTGCTAATTCGTTGCCACGATCGACAGAGCAAACAGTTGCGATGAAAACATCTCGAGTTTGA